cgcagccataaatttaaaaaaaaaaaaaaaaaccctactgagaaggacttccttggcggtccagtggttaggactccgcactcccaatgcagggggcaggggttcaatccctggctggggaactaagatcccacatgctgcacaatacggccaaaaagaaaaaaagcctactATCCTTTTAAAGCTAATTGCCCACAATTTATGATCAATTGAGCTAGATTTTAAGGAATTAGAGGAAGATTAAGGCAGGGGCAAGGGATGTGTTAGAAAAGAgagtaaaatggaaaatgtattaCCAGATTCAACACTAACTTCTCCAAGTTTAAGATGTGCCTGTGCAGCATAAAGCTGAGCTTCTTTCGTGTCTTGCCTAAAAGGAGGAAAGATGGTCAGAAACCTTATTAATAAGCATCTGTCGAACCCTAACTGCTTTGTCTTCAACCACCAAGCTCCCAACCTAGAAGCACCAAgagttttaccttttaaaaatgatctttgCTAAATCCAGCATATCCCAGGCAAGCTCTAGGTTCCCAATCtcctcttcttcattttcttgaagAGACTGAAGTATATCCAAATCATTAGTATTAGGCAGAAGTACAAGACAGGCATCATTTGATTATAAATCTAAATGTATAATTTAGTATAGCTTGGGGGCGTGGGACGGGGAGAGACTGATATAGGATTCAAAGTTCATATTTTTCTCCCTAAACCTACAGAATGGACCCCTACAAAGTCTACCCCATATCACCTTATGTCAGTGATAGTTAGCAGTGATATGTTGGGTCATGTCCTAACTGACAGGACCCCCTGGGTTCAAATGGATCTGTCTATTCCCAACATGAATAAAGGGTCCCCAAGCCCTAACCAAGAAACAGCTACCTATAATAATCATGCCTACACTAGTAAACCAAAGTCCCACAATAAGAAAGTAGACAATGATACTGAACAAATAATTCACCTTGTTTTCAAGAAGTGAATCATTTGGTGTTTCTTCAGCCttgtcattttctttatcctCCTCTTCTGAGCCCTCGGTTTCTGCAAGTAAAAATTCTTCAGTATTGAGAATATTAAGGATCTGACAAGTCAAAAATTCCAATAAACATTTGTCAAATAACCTATATTCTGAGGTAGGACAGGCCAGATACTAAGCCAAATCAGTTAACATCTGAACTGGATGTAAATAATAAAGCCAGTGGTTAACAGTCTAATTCAAGTCTAATCCAGACTTAGACTGTATAATCTTATAGTGTCTATGGTTCAGAGCTTCAATGATCAACAGGCTGTGTTTCTCTTCTAAAAGTCAACCTGGACCGTTCAGATCAAAACAGATTAGCTGACTTTTATTCATGGGCTTTAGAAGCTCCCATCTACTCAACCAGAATCAGTTGGAGGCCTCAGCCAGTATTCCTGGGGTCTTTAAGCCAACTGTCAGTTAATACTAATAAGGCTAAGAAAATACCAAAAGTTAAATTACTCCAGTCCATTCAAAGCAAGAATACTCAAGAGACTAGCTTTCCCACAACAGAACTGTGAACGTAAAAGCATAGCCCTTACCAACTCTCACCAATGAGCATGCCACACACTCCAGCCAGCTCTAGCACGTACAGAATTTGAGTGAGCAGTACCATGTTAAAATTTCCAGCCATATCAACACCGTatttcaccatattaacaacacTCACAAGTTAACTGCCTGTAAGGACAGGCTGCTGATAAATAGCTCTACACATCACTTAAAGTTCAAAATGTCAAGTGATTAATAAATGAACCTTTGGGGGTCCACAATTCATGAAATGGGTATAATGTGCCTATCTCTGCCATCTTTCATTAAGCATTTAACACCAGCAGAAAAGCTCAAATATTGTCTCCTAACTAAAAACTAGGCCTTAGAGCCATGAAGTCAGGTTAAAGGACTTTTATCTAACAATACTGCTTCGGGATGGGAATAGGCACAGAAAAGTCCTATAAATTAGGACAAACTAAAGCCCTCTAAGAACCAGTTAAAGTTACAAGCTAATTATAGTTAACCTCTACAGCAAACAAACCGCATTTTATCAAGTGCCTCCCTTTTCTCCTGTTGACTATGTAATTTGGTGCTTCTGAAATATAAGTACCCACACCACCATACACCATTATATTTCCATGCCCAAATTTCGAAGTGGTTTGTGTACTTAGTTCCCTGATGTTAGACTAGATGGGTGGTTTTATTGACTCTGACAATGAAGCCCATCCTCCACCAGAATATATGACAGGTGAAGCAGATCTTTGTATTTCTCACAatactaaaaaaaccaaacaccttACCTTCCCAATTTGTAGGAAAATTTGACAAAATGTTGTTATTCTATGTCCTTCTTATTTATCTGGTATCTGTTCCACTCATACCAAAATGCTAAAAGTTGACATCTAATTTGCATAAAATAGTTATTTGGAGTTTtacatcaaatttttaaattaaaattcttatAATGGTCTGAGAAAAATATTGGTTTCTCTTGAGGAATCTGTACTACCTTCATGGAATGGTGGAGAGGGAGCTAGGTTAAAGAGAAAGCCATTACTTTAAAATAACACTTTCCAACCTGGTAACCTGTACCCACATATTACTAGGAATGCAGTGAAGGCCTCAGTAAAGAgatctgttaaaatattttctaagcttCTTTGAAAATGGAGTCTTTTTTGTGGTATGCCATCCTTCAGAGAAAGGGAAACAATGTTTTATAACATACCATTTCTCTGATCTTGTAGCATCTTCAAAACAGTACGGGCAGAGAGTTGTGCAAACCAGAAGAATGACTCTCAAAGGCCAAGTAAAGGCAATCTGCTGATTCTCTGGTTATTCTAGCATTCCCAAAGGATAGTCAGGAAACACTACAAATTGACCTGTACAGTCTGTCTGAGCATGGCCAAGCTTTATGCCTACAACATTAAAATTTTGTTCACTTACCAATCATATCTAGTGTGACAATGAGAAAAGAATAggcttattatcttttttttttaagggatatAAAGAGCCCAAGAGATGGCAGGAAATGGAGGTTTTAAGAGAAAACCTCTTGTAAGATTTCTGCAGGCTAGTGTTACCATGTAAATTTCTGACAAGAGGTGGGTTAACAGAAGGGATGAAAGTTGCCTTCCTCAGTGTGAGGTATCTTTGGAAGAACAATACATTCAAATCAGATCTAGGGTCAGATTCCAGTACTGTGATGTACTGTTTGACCCTAAACAAGTCACGTAACccctaagcctcagcttcctcatcactATAACTGGAGTAATACTACCTACTTACACAGTACTGTATTTTGGAAATCAAAAGTAATGTATGTGAGAGCTCTAACAATGTTACTTGTGAGACTCAAATGAATAGTTTTTGAACTGTGGAGAAATGACATCTCTACTGTAGCTTATTATTCAAAGTCCAACTTCAGAGAGCCAGCAGAGCTTTTTACTGCTCTAGCtaattatcattaaaaattaagacatgggaggtttttttaaattgaggaatTCAGTTCTGTGCTTTTCCCATAGATATCTCCTAAAGCCCAATAAGTAGCCCAATGGTTCTACCATTTAGCCAATTCACTACTGGTTACCATGCCTGTGCTGGCTGGAGTACAGGGACCTGCACATAGGTTGAAGGAAGTTTACCAGAGTCAGCTACACATATTGATAATGGGTCTTTGAACATCTAAAACTTAAGAGAACTCGAAGTAGTCTGTCaattatataagtaatatatatgtgtaataaTGATTAATTAGAATATACCTATGGTTATTAATAACAACATTAGATAAATCTTATGGACAGTAGAATCCTCAAATGATAGTATAACTCAAGTCAGACGTGCCAGTTATGGAGTTGGTAATTAGAGGCTTATACATcttaatgaaactgaatcacaaTTAGACCAATAATACTATATAAAGCATTCACACTTTATAATGTTCTAAGTAACAAAAAATTCAGTTTAGCAGCCAAAGCAAGCATGAAATGAGGGGGGAAAGCAGCAAGAGGGCTTAACGGTTAGGTTTTCTGTTATCTTTGGAGGGGGCTAATTTAACTAATGTGAATAAGCCTCTAAACACTTACTGAAGACTAAAAGTAAAGATTACCAGAGTTCTTCCACTCTGGCGATAGAACATTCAAGGGTTAACTGCCTTCATATAAATGGCATGCCTGCTTAAGTGTATCAATTCAGTGGATTCTACTGCTCTAATCCTGATTCCtaaagcagagaaaaaggaaccaagtgaacagtaaatttaaaaatcaagaggcATGCAAGTGAACATCCATTCAGCATTCTCTGCCAGCCTAGCCCACTATTTCCCTATCTACCCCACTTCCCACCCACCTTTATTGGCTAGTATGGTACAAGTTACTGATAGCTAGCCAAGTCTCAGATATCACAGAAAGGCCTATTTTGCAGTTAGTAAAGCGTTAGTTTATAAGCCAGCTAAAGAAGACTTGCTTTAACTTGCTCAACTTATCACCACCTTCTTAAACTAACCCCATTTTCACTCAGCCCTTTCCTAATCCGGATTAAAGGCAGACGGAAAATCCTGAATGGAAGGCTGACTTTTACCCATGATTAGTGAGTCAAATCCAGAATGTACTCCACCCACTGCAGCTCTTGCATGTCCCGGTTACCTTCACCCTCTTTCATCTGTTCTtctttgtcttgtgtttcttCATTAGCAGCTATCTTAACTTTGTCTTCAGGGGATTTCTCAGTAGCCCCCTGGGCTACCTTAGTCTCAACCCCATCTCCAGCTGCCTCAGACTCTTCTATAGACAGCTTAGTCTCCTCCTGGCTAGGAACCAATTCTGCCCTGACCTTCTCCTCTAGTCCTGAGCCATCTTTTGTTTCTGTCCGTCCTTCTGCATTAGTCTTCGGTTCATTGGGAGTGTGATCCCCTGCAGCTGATAGTCCATTGACTGCACCATCCTTAGGGAGAACTGGCTCCTCCTGCCCAGGCTTCTCGGAGACTTCTGATCCAGCTTCTGCAGCCGAGGCCTCTGCAGCCTGTGCTGTCACCTCTGGTGACTCTTCAGCAGGAGGCAATTCTTGCCCTACCAACTGCTCAAGAACAGCCTTTCCTGGCTCACTTGCAGGGACAGCTACCTGCTCCTTTGGCTCATCCCCACCCACATCCACTGGCTTGACTGCTTCTATCTCCACTGCAGTGCCCTGCTCTTCTAGAGTCACAACAGGTTGCTCTTCTGAAGCTTCTTTTGGTTTCTCCTCTATGCTCGCAATTACTTCTCCCTGACCTCCTTTTTCTCTGAACTCTTCTTGGACGTCAGTTCCAGAAACTGATTTTCCTTCCTCAGCATCTGGTGTTTCCCGTTCTGCCTTCTTAGAAGTGACTTCAGCTTCATTCAGTCCTTCTGGTGCTGctgttccttttccctctttaGTGGTTTCAGTTAACTGATCTGGAGTTGATTCAACTTTTTCCTGTAGTTCCCCTGCAGGCTCACTTATATCCATATCTTCTCTTCCACCCTTCTCCATATCAGTTTCCTGTTCTTTATCCGTTTCAGGCTTTACCAGAGACttgtcttctgtttttttggcttctttttctccCATGGCGTCATAAACCTGTTCTCTCAACTCTTCCCTTGCTTCCTCTACATGGTTAAAGAACATGAAGCATAAACATGTCTTCGAGTTTAATGATAAAGGCAtaaatggaaactaaaaataCATTCCCTTTAAACCCTCAAACAGCCTGGCTTATGTTTTAGCAGATGGCCTGCAAATTATCTGCCCCCTtgagaaaagcaaagggaaactCCCAGCTAGCAGAGCAACTTACTGCAAAAGAAACCCAAGCTCCTTAAATTAGATATTATTTTACTTGAGCATTCTGATATCAGTTAGGTAAGAGATGCCAAGCTTTACATTCTCTTCTATACACTATATAGACCTCCATCTGATATGTAAAATTCTAGCAGCCAAACTCAAAttagaaattaacatttaattttcttagacacaaaaaaatgtaaaagggcTCCAAAAGCACAGCCATTAAAATAACTGAGctgtaaagactttttaaaattcacatcagaaaaatatttaaggttGTTTTAATACTTAAAACATCCATTTAAATAACCAGACTTATTTGGGAAATTAAGTTATCCCCTTACAAAAGCCTGCTATCTGTTTCAGTAATCAGCCACCTCCCCTGCAGTCTCCACCAGATGCAGGTGTCACCCCAGGAGAGACCATTCAGGATAAGGAGAGCCCTATTTCCATCACTTGTACACAAGAAATCAACGTCGCATCTCTTGAATGTCCCATGTAACTCCACATACCATCTATGTTATCATTATTTTCTACCagagtttcttcttctgttttttctccttcctcctcttccacaTGCACACCTTCCAGGGCATTTCCCAACACACCATTCTCCATTCTAGCAGAACAAAAGGAGAAAGCACTAAAGGTATGATGGCTAGAACCTAACAGTCTTTGTAAGACAGAAACTGTAGTCCTGTATTATAAAAGCAACAGAAGAGTAAGCAAGTACAGAGAATATAAACTATAAGcactcatgaaagaaatgcaATGATCAaaacttttaatataaattaaggCTGTAAGAGCactgaaagaaataaacataCCCTTTTTATCCAGTCACCTGAAAAAACACTGATGACTCTTATCAAAAGGGCCATATTTCCCAAACTTCTCATCCACCTACATTTCTCTAGATGGCCAAAAACATTCTGGCAAGGTTTTCAAGACAAATCCTTAGAATGCTCTACAAAATTAGAAAACTTAGCAGAACTGAGATTAAATAGATTACAGAATATTTGCTCCTCTATGTACcctcaatatattttattctgattAATAAATTCTGGTGGAAAATACACAACTTTCCAACAGTTAAGACTACTTGTGAGTCTTCTCTTAAGACATTTTCACATGCCAGTGTTTTCAAATTGTCCTTCATTCAGTCCTTCTTATGGATGACTGTTTTGGGCTAGCTGAGAGTGATTTCAAAGGTTCTCTCTCTAAATTGGACTTTGATAAATTACTGACTGACTATTCACTAATGGAAAGACCTCTGCTTCTAATTACTGCAAAAGTCAAAATTTAAGTATAACTTTACTCTTTGTATCAGGTGACTTTCAAAACTCCCAtcaagggaattctctggtggtccagtgattaggactccgcgctttcactgctgggggcacaagttcaatccctggttggggaactaatatctcACAAGCCCGCAGCATGCcccccctgccaaaaaaaaactTCCATCAATATTTCATGCTCCTTCTAAACCCCCCCCAGTAAAACCAGTCCCGCTTAGCTCATGTGAAATCTCAAAGCTAGTAAACAATCTTAGCAAACAAAGAAGCAAGTTTTTAAATAAGACTACTATGATACAAAACATATTCCTTAAAGACTTGGCTTGAAAGACATACCTTGCCAACTCCAAAAGCGATTTCCCATAGAAAAAGAAGGCTTCTCCACATTCATTAGCTGTCTCTCCATACTTCTTACCTCTACAAAGAGAGTAACAGCTAAGATCTGAATTAACATCTAGTCTAAAAATTTCTTCCCCTAGTTCTTTAGCTATAAAATGACATTTCTTCTGTAACACATCCTTCTAGGAAACCAATGCTCCACTCCTCTTGCTTTGAAGTCAAGGTCCAAGGGACtttaagaatgaatgaattaatgttgCCTGTTCTTCATCTATATAGTATATAATTACAAATttagatatataatatacattatataattagAATATAATATATACTCTAAAAGACATCCATTTGCTACAGTTATACTATATAATCTAAGAGCCAAATTACATTAATAGGCGTTTCTCCTGGTATATGATAGGGGTCAATACGGGCCAGAATATTGTTAGAGTTAGAGGGCCTTTGGCTGGGACCCAAAGCATGAATAAGGTCCATGGAAAGGCATGATGATAAAGAGTTAAGAGAATGTTCTCTGGAGCCTgactgcctaggttcaaatcctgcctctaaCTTTTAACCTTagtcaagttacttaatctcacagtacctcagttttctcatctgtaaaatggaaatgttaaGAACCAGTCAGAGATATTGCAAGCACTAATTaagttaatgtatataaaatcatttaaaataatgctcAGAAATACAGATAGCACTATATATACAAATTTAAACTATTAATATCTAGAcagggaagaagaagaggaaaaaaatcacaagtgtGATAAATGGTAAGGAGGAGGTACTTTATGTGGAGTAAGGAGACCAGCTATCATGGGGTAAAGGCTTGGCAGAAATCATGCTAAGTCAGGCCAACTAATAGCCTGAGAGATTAGTGAGAGTAAACAGTACAACTAAACAAAGAAACTATTGTGATGAAGGTCATGTTTAAGGGTAGTCTACTAGATTAGGATAATGCATCTCAAATTTTCCTCCTAAATACCCTTAATGGCAGGACAGTGAGAATACTGAACTTTCCAGGAATAAGGAATAAGCTAAGAAGTGTGTTTCTATGTGCTTAATCTTAAAAACTtagattttaacattttcattttaagataaccacatacttttatataaaaatacctAAATACTCAGCATCAGATGAAATCTGGGCCCTACCCTTAGCACAGCACTGAATACCAGAACCTCAGCTCTTC
This sequence is a window from Globicephala melas chromosome 1, mGloMel1.2, whole genome shotgun sequence. Protein-coding genes within it:
- the NASP gene encoding nuclear autoantigenic sperm protein isoform X1, which codes for MAAESTATAAITAELVSADKIEEDAPAPSTSTDKVESLDVDSEAKKLLGLGQKHLVMGDIPAAVNAFQEAASLLGKKYGETANECGEAFFFYGKSLLELARMENGVLGNALEGVHVEEEEGEKTEEETLVENNDNIDEEAREELREQVYDAMGEKEAKKTEDKSLVKPETDKEQETDMEKGGREDMDISEPAGELQEKVESTPDQLTETTKEGKGTAAPEGLNEAEVTSKKAERETPDAEEGKSVSGTDVQEEFREKGGQGEVIASIEEKPKEASEEQPVVTLEEQGTAVEIEAVKPVDVGGDEPKEQVAVPASEPGKAVLEQLVGQELPPAEESPEVTAQAAEASAAEAGSEVSEKPGQEEPVLPKDGAVNGLSAAGDHTPNEPKTNAEGRTETKDGSGLEEKVRAELVPSQEETKLSIEESEAAGDGVETKVAQGATEKSPEDKVKIAANEETQDKEEQMKEGEETEGSEEEDKENDKAEETPNDSLLENKSLQENEEEEIGNLELAWDMLDLAKIIFKRQDTKEAQLYAAQAHLKLGEVSVESENYIQAVEEFQACLNLQEQYLEAHDRLLAETHYQLGLAYGYNSQYDEAVAQFSKSIEVIEKRMAVLNEHMKEAEGSPTEYEKEIEELKELLPEIREKIEDAKESQRSGNVAELALKATLVESSTSGFTPSGGGSSVSMIACRKPTDGASSSNCVTDISHLVRKKRKPEEESPRKDDAKKAKQEPEVNGGSGDAVSSGTEVSENMEEEAENQAECRAAVEGTVEAGATVESTAC